A single region of the Pectinophora gossypiella chromosome 2, ilPecGoss1.1, whole genome shotgun sequence genome encodes:
- the LOC126373648 gene encoding carboxypeptidase N subunit 2-like: MARLSALVFCLLATSFTYGFNGDSFELECPDECDCHYFRINWVTDCSESNLTEVPYEELSLSVYILDLNGNNITTLKTFPNDIKMRRLQIANNRIQRVEKEAFKGLEYLIDVDLSGNNISYVDPEAFLDSRGLLNVELQDNPISVVEGPFLISSTLQFLDISSCNLSTLNPQFFENITSLTSLDLSNNPIKSLEPGVFDVLTSLDSLKLNNCKLTALYDTTFAALVNLKSLELAGNQLTGTDWPEMFGKLARLEYLDLRNSGIVSLSEDTFSNNTFLLSLILADNELRDLDVAATLGNSLNQLELLDLSNCKIRGPISGEAFANATNLKTLYLSGNPLFAPDLQEAIAPLPKLEKLFLSNCGLQNLPDNFNTFDNLQELDISHNPLVNVFTRLLAPLEKLEYLNMGYSNLSYIGPDSFSKMTSMKRLVLSGNDLLSLEAGLFGNLTQLTTLELEFCGLKRPLNANAFFKNLTYMDLREIRLGGNPLVIPESGPLFPKQLSQVTILDLSNCNISALNVDAFKHTENITELNLAGNRLRSEKGSLVFLERLQHLEKINLSNNNLTTIDPQIFINNPRLHSLNLVGNPFVCDCKIAEMWDWANMIKGDLDVLVGAKSAEKDIVVKGNKKKKSLYCHYNETQLRNVSINANRTVPGRRPFIKPRDLTIANRTWAKYVRESGCEPVVKILRPVALMAEFFKQDVQLSSTALAVGLVALALGAATIMMTVRLFKRNRSSEVDTEKNRKQR; encoded by the exons ATGGCTCGGCTCTCGGCGCTTGTGTTCTGCCTTCTCGCGACTAGCTTCACCTACGGCTTCAACGGCGACAGCTTTGAACTCGAATGTCCTGATGAGTGCGACTGCCACTACTTCCGCATAAACTGGGTGACAGACTGCTCAGAGAGCAACCTCACAGAAGTGCCTTACGAAGAGCTCAGCTTAAGCGTCTACATTCTAGACCTGAACGGAAACAACATCACGACTCTAAAGACATTCCCTAATGACATCAAGATGAGGAGACTACAGATAGCCAACAACAGGATACAAAGGGTCGAGAAGGAAGCGTTCAAGGGGCTGGAGTACCTCATAGATGTCGATTTGTCCGGGAACAATATCAGCTATGTCGATCCTGAAGCTTTTCT AGATTCGCGGGGCCTGCTCAATGTGGAGCTACAAGACAACCCCATTAGCGTCGTTGAAGGACCGTTCCTTATCTCCAGCACGCTGCAGTTTCTGGACATCAGCTCCTGCAACCTGTCCACCTTGAACCCCCAATTTTTCGAGAATATCACTTCGTTGACCTCCCTCGACCTTTCAAACAATCCTATCAAGTCGTTGGAGCCGGGAGTCTTCGATGTTCTCACGAGTTTAGACTCTTTAAAACTCAACAACTGTAAACTGACAGCTCTATATGACACCACTTTCGCTGCGTTGGTTAACCTTAAGAGTTTGGAACTTGCTGGCAACCAATTAACAGGAACCGACTGGCCAGAAATGTTTGGTAAACTAGCCAGATTAGAATACTTGGACTTAAGAAACTCTGGCATAGTATCCCTGTCTGAAGACACATTTtcaaataatacatttttgCTGTCACTGATTTTGGCTGACAACGAACTACGTGATTTGGATGTTGCAGCGACTCTGGGTAACAGCCTGAACCAACTGGAACTGTTGGATTTATCGAATTGCAAAATCCGAGGACCAATATCAGGAGAAGCATTTGCCAATGCTACCAACTTAAAAACTCTGTATCTATCTGGTAATCCCTTATTCGCTCCAGATTTACAAGAAGCAATAGCACCTCTTCCTAAACTAGAGAAACTTTTCTTGAGCAATTGCGGTCTTCAAAATCTTCCAGACAACTTCAACACATTTGATAATCTCCAAGAACTAGATATTTCTCATAATCCTCTTGTAAATGTGTTTACAAGACTTCTTGCCCCGCTTGAAAAGTTAGAATATCTGAATATGGGATACAGTAACCTATCTTATATTGGACCGGACTCTTTCTCCAAAATGACTTCAATGAAAAGACTTGTTTTATCTGGCAATGACCTTTTGTCTCTTGAAGCTGGACTTTTCGGCAACCTCACTCAACTGACCACTCTAGAATTAGAGTTTTGCGGATTGAAAAGGCCTCTAAATGCTAATGCTTTCTTTAAAAACTTAACATATATGGATTTGAGGGAAATCAGACTTGGTGGTAACCCTCTTGTAATACCCGAATCTGGTCCATTATTTCCGAAGCAACTGTCTCAAGTAACTATACTCGACCTTAGTAATTGCAATATCTCGGCACTCAATGTTGATGCATTCAAGCATACAGAGAACATAACGGAATTGAACCTAGCAGGCAATCGTCTCAGGTCGGAAAAAGGAAGTCTTGTTTTCTTAGAAAGGCTTCAGCATTTGGAAAAAATCAACCTTAGTAACAACAACTTGACAACAATAGACCCGCAGATATTCATCAACAACCCCAGACTTCATTCCCTGAATTTGGTCGGCAATCCCTTCGTTTGTGATTGTAAGATAGCTGAAATGTGGGACTGGGCGAACATGATCAAAGGTGACCTCGATGTTCTCGTCGGAGCGAAGAGTGCTGAAAAAGATATCGTTGTTAAAggcaataagaagaagaagagtctaTATTGTCATTATAACGAGACCCAGCTGCGAAATGTAAGCATCAATGCTAACAGGACAGTACCTGGAAGAAGACCATTCATTAAGCCAAGAGATCTAACAATAGCTAACAGGACATGGGCGAAGTACGTTCGGGAATCCGGATGCGAACCTGTGGTGAAAATATTGCGTCCGGTCGCTTTGATGGCGGAGTTTTTCAAGCAAGACGTCCAACTATCAAGTACCGCTTTGGCTGTGGGATTAGTTGCACTAGCTCTCGGAGCAGCTACGATTATGATGACAGTGAGGCTGTTTAAAAGAAATCGATCGTCTGAAGTGGACACAGAAAAAAACAGAAAACAGAGATAG